A region from the Brachyspira hampsonii genome encodes:
- a CDS encoding efflux RND transporter permease subunit: protein MEKIIVFFAKKTMLVNIIVMAILFVGGYYYFNLRKESIPSTDLDMMLIAVTYPGATPLDVEQNAVIPIEEELQGISGIDEYETTIIENVAIILVTLDETLPDRQPVKDEIFRQMQNVPDLSTDVEEVTTYDLNPNKMSIYTLAVHFKEGMEGDERELFDVSQMLENELVRLEGVGEVRVEGRTDPEIKVYIDPIKMTKNYIALSDVVNALSIRNVRATGGDMESGGKEQTVVTYGEFQDPMEASNVIIRSTFNGQRVRVSDIGHVESGFEDKTTLMRVNRASGYSLSIVKNENADILKTIETVNQYLKDNADLIPDNIQVSVMGDNSRTIKSLLSIVTSNLIQGFIIIFITLIIFLDFKSAMFTSLGMIITMFSCFIYMQVTGITFNTMSLAAIITVLGMIVDNSIVVSENIFNFKQAGYKGLEATRLAVSDVVMPMVASTLTTVAAFFPMLTISGMMGKILNLFPRIVIFTLVVSMLQATLLLPNQLQDKEDKYKSYKPKKKSKFKNPLDFDKDALFDKMKIPFGAILEKLIHVRYIVIGAFVALLIASIFLAQSSFKNFVLIYDTSADTIVINIEMPTGTTKEATTKEIAKIEDVVASVVKPEELVALYSLVGKQVDQEVVSEEKGSLAGIMVYLVPAAERSRTADELVALINAELDKTDIRQTVPVFSMNTKGSIDPGDPVDIKIVGNNTELAKKAKNEIKEFLATVPGVINIDDDDKVGKEELRVMFDYDKIAELGVNVAAVANEVRTAYYGTEATYIQELENKLNFRVVFDDPYTYDVQYLTNLLIPNTSGRLIYLHNLANVEIADGLATLKHYNGQRTITITAGIEYGKNTSQQVMAAVSERFKDFSREYRGLKLEFGGEAKETMKAIKQLIFSFAMAFIFVYIVLLLQLNRFIQPIMIMIIIPFGLIGVLLGFAIHRMPLSFMGVVGIIGLAGVVVNNGIILVDLINKIIDEGVEGGKKGVAKAIVDGAKQRLRPVFLTTVTTVVGLLPTVYGIGGRADIIIPIVMALAYGLLFASLLTLIFLPCMFMIMFDLKLIKIPPTKNPSEEITTTITTA, encoded by the coding sequence ATGGAAAAAATTATAGTATTTTTTGCCAAAAAAACTATGCTTGTAAATATAATAGTAATGGCCATATTATTTGTAGGAGGATATTACTATTTTAATTTAAGAAAAGAATCTATTCCGTCTACTGATTTGGATATGATGCTTATAGCTGTAACATATCCGGGAGCTACTCCTTTAGATGTAGAGCAGAATGCTGTTATACCTATAGAAGAAGAATTACAGGGTATATCCGGTATAGATGAATATGAAACAACAATTATTGAAAATGTTGCCATAATACTAGTAACATTAGATGAAACTCTTCCAGACAGACAGCCTGTTAAAGATGAAATATTTAGACAAATGCAGAATGTTCCAGACTTATCAACAGATGTTGAAGAGGTTACAACTTATGACTTAAACCCTAATAAAATGTCTATATATACATTGGCTGTTCACTTTAAAGAAGGTATGGAAGGCGATGAAAGAGAATTATTTGATGTAAGCCAAATGCTTGAAAATGAACTAGTAAGACTTGAAGGTGTAGGCGAAGTTAGAGTAGAAGGAAGAACTGATCCTGAAATTAAAGTTTATATAGACCCTATAAAAATGACAAAAAATTATATAGCATTAAGCGATGTTGTAAATGCTCTCAGCATAAGAAATGTAAGAGCTACAGGCGGAGATATGGAATCCGGCGGAAAAGAACAAACTGTTGTAACTTACGGTGAGTTTCAAGACCCTATGGAAGCAAGCAATGTTATAATACGATCTACTTTCAATGGTCAGAGAGTAAGAGTAAGCGATATAGGACATGTGGAATCTGGTTTTGAAGATAAAACTACTCTTATGAGAGTTAATAGAGCTTCCGGATATTCTCTTTCTATTGTAAAAAATGAGAATGCTGACATTCTTAAAACCATTGAAACAGTAAACCAATATCTAAAAGATAATGCTGACCTAATACCCGATAATATTCAGGTATCTGTTATGGGCGACAATTCAAGAACTATAAAATCTCTTCTAAGTATCGTAACTTCAAACCTCATTCAAGGTTTTATAATCATATTTATAACCTTGATTATATTCCTAGATTTCAAAAGTGCTATGTTTACAAGTTTGGGTATGATTATTACTATGTTCTCATGCTTTATTTATATGCAGGTAACAGGAATAACATTCAATACTATGTCATTAGCTGCTATTATTACCGTACTTGGTATGATAGTAGACAACTCAATAGTAGTATCCGAAAATATATTCAACTTCAAACAGGCAGGTTATAAGGGACTTGAAGCAACAAGACTTGCTGTAAGCGATGTTGTTATGCCTATGGTGGCTTCTACTCTTACAACAGTTGCGGCATTTTTCCCTATGCTTACAATAAGCGGTATGATGGGTAAAATATTAAACCTCTTCCCTAGAATAGTTATATTTACTCTTGTTGTTAGTATGCTTCAGGCTACTTTGCTTTTGCCTAACCAATTACAAGATAAAGAAGATAAATACAAATCTTATAAACCTAAAAAGAAAAGCAAATTCAAAAATCCTCTTGATTTTGACAAAGATGCTTTATTCGATAAAATGAAAATACCTTTTGGTGCAATATTAGAAAAATTAATTCATGTAAGATATATTGTAATAGGTGCTTTCGTAGCATTATTAATAGCTTCCATATTCTTGGCACAAAGCAGCTTTAAAAACTTCGTACTTATATATGACACAAGTGCTGATACTATAGTAATCAATATAGAAATGCCTACTGGTACTACTAAAGAAGCTACTACAAAAGAGATTGCAAAAATAGAAGATGTTGTTGCAAGTGTGGTAAAACCGGAAGAGCTTGTTGCTTTATACTCACTTGTAGGAAAGCAGGTTGACCAAGAGGTTGTATCTGAAGAAAAAGGAAGTTTGGCTGGTATTATGGTTTATTTAGTACCTGCTGCTGAAAGAAGCAGAACTGCCGATGAGCTTGTTGCTTTAATAAATGCTGAACTAGATAAAACAGATATAAGACAAACTGTTCCTGTTTTTAGTATGAATACAAAAGGAAGTATTGACCCTGGGGATCCTGTAGACATAAAAATAGTAGGAAACAATACTGAACTTGCTAAAAAAGCTAAAAATGAGATAAAAGAATTTTTAGCTACTGTACCGGGCGTTATCAACATTGATGATGATGATAAAGTTGGTAAAGAAGAATTAAGAGTGATGTTTGATTATGATAAAATAGCAGAACTTGGAGTTAATGTTGCTGCTGTTGCTAATGAAGTAAGAACTGCATATTATGGTACTGAAGCTACATATATACAGGAGCTTGAAAATAAATTAAATTTCAGAGTAGTATTTGATGATCCTTACACTTATGATGTTCAATACCTTACTAATCTTCTAATACCTAACACAAGCGGAAGGCTTATTTATCTTCATAACCTAGCAAATGTAGAAATTGCTGACGGACTTGCAACATTAAAGCACTATAACGGGCAGAGAACAATAACTATAACAGCAGGTATTGAATACGGAAAAAATACTTCTCAGCAGGTTATGGCGGCAGTAAGCGAAAGATTCAAAGATTTCAGCAGAGAATACAGAGGATTAAAATTAGAATTCGGCGGTGAAGCTAAAGAAACTATGAAAGCCATAAAACAATTAATATTCAGTTTTGCTATGGCATTTATATTTGTATACATTGTATTACTTTTACAGTTAAACAGATTCATACAGCCTATTATGATAATGATAATTATTCCATTTGGTTTAATTGGGGTATTATTAGGTTTTGCCATACACAGAATGCCTTTATCATTTATGGGGGTTGTAGGTATTATTGGTTTGGCGGGGGTTGTAGTAAACAATGGTATTATACTTGTTGACCTTATTAACAAAATCATAGATGAAGGTGTAGAAGGCGGTAAAAAGGGTGTTGCTAAAGCTATTGTTGACGGAGCTAAACAGCGTCTTCGTCCTGTATTCTTAACTACAGTTACTACTGTTGTTGGGCTTTTACCTACTGTATATGGTATAGGAGGAAGAGCTGACATTATTATTCCTATAGTTATGGCATTAGCTTACGGACTTTTATTTGCTTCGCTTCTTACACTCATATTCTTACCTTGTATGTTTATGATTATGTTTGACTTGAAATTAATAAAAATTCCTCCTACTAAAAATCCTTCAGAGGAGATTACTACTACTATAACTACTGCCTAA